A window of the Acidimicrobiales bacterium genome harbors these coding sequences:
- the rbfA gene encoding 30S ribosome-binding factor RbfA, translating to MAKRSSGGRKSRPATKRHFPRTARLNSLLVEIVADYFERADDDRFGFLTITGVEVDADLNVAQVFVSTLGGASDDDDELLEALDSHRKPVQRAIATEAKLRKTPMVVFEFDQGVRHGARVEEILATLDLHPDTEVDDTEVDGTGTDDLDGGTD from the coding sequence ATGGCGAAGCGATCGAGCGGAGGACGCAAGTCCCGACCGGCAACGAAGCGGCATTTCCCTCGCACGGCGCGTCTGAACTCGCTGCTGGTCGAGATCGTCGCCGACTACTTCGAGCGAGCCGACGATGATCGGTTCGGATTCCTCACCATCACCGGGGTCGAGGTCGACGCCGACCTCAACGTCGCCCAGGTCTTCGTGTCCACACTGGGAGGCGCGAGCGACGATGACGACGAGCTGCTCGAGGCGCTCGACAGCCACCGCAAGCCGGTCCAGCGGGCGATCGCCACCGAGGCGAAGCTGCGCAAGACGCCGATGGTCGTGTTCGAGTTCGATCAGGGCGTTCGCCACGGCGCCCGGGTCGAGGAGATCCTCGCCACGCTCGACCTCCACCCCGACACTGAGGTCGATGACACCGAGGTCGACGGCACTGGCACCGACGATCTCGACGGTGGCACCGACTGA
- a CDS encoding APC family permease, translating into MTSTSSGTLVRQLGLGGAVVTGLGSILGTGVFVSIAIAAGEAGAWVMLAAPLAALVAIGNGMSSAQLAAAHPVAGGTYEYGYRYLHPWAGHVAGVLFLTAKSASAATAALGFATYLLALIGVDDGWRVPIAVATVVAVTALVIAGVRRTTTVNLVLVALTIGALLVFVVGGTVSLATDDLDPARLDMSGFAAWWRVLPEATALMFVAYTGYGRIATLGEEVRDPRQTIPRAVIATLAVSALLYTSVAVVGWRLGGIEWRVDGADGERINAPLAALLDGPVARVIELGALAAMVGVLLNLVLGLSRVWLAMGRRRDLPHALATLDDQQNPTLAVVVTGVVVGAIALLGDLRLAWSFSAFTVLLYYAVTNAAALRLPAADRWAPRLLSWFGLASCAFLAFWVDGRALAMGAALVTVTVLGRIATQRFGARPSDQR; encoded by the coding sequence ATGACCTCGACGTCGAGTGGCACCCTCGTCCGACAGCTCGGCCTCGGTGGTGCCGTCGTCACCGGGCTGGGGTCGATCCTCGGGACGGGCGTCTTCGTCTCCATCGCCATCGCTGCCGGCGAGGCCGGCGCCTGGGTGATGTTGGCAGCGCCGCTCGCGGCGCTGGTGGCGATCGGGAACGGGATGTCGTCGGCTCAGCTCGCCGCCGCTCATCCGGTGGCCGGCGGGACCTACGAGTACGGCTATCGCTACCTGCACCCGTGGGCGGGCCACGTGGCAGGCGTACTGTTCCTCACCGCCAAGTCGGCGTCGGCTGCCACCGCGGCGCTCGGCTTCGCCACCTATCTCCTCGCCCTGATCGGTGTCGACGACGGCTGGCGAGTTCCCATTGCCGTTGCCACGGTCGTGGCGGTGACCGCCCTGGTCATTGCCGGTGTTCGTCGGACCACCACGGTCAACCTGGTGCTGGTGGCGCTCACCATCGGTGCCCTGCTGGTGTTCGTCGTCGGTGGGACGGTCAGCCTCGCGACCGACGACCTCGACCCGGCTCGTCTCGACATGTCGGGCTTCGCTGCGTGGTGGCGAGTCCTGCCCGAGGCGACCGCCCTGATGTTCGTCGCCTACACCGGCTACGGGCGGATCGCGACCCTGGGTGAGGAGGTGCGGGATCCTCGACAGACGATTCCAAGGGCCGTGATCGCGACCCTTGCGGTATCGGCCCTGCTGTACACGAGCGTCGCGGTCGTCGGGTGGCGGCTCGGTGGCATCGAGTGGCGGGTCGACGGTGCCGACGGTGAGCGGATCAACGCGCCGCTCGCTGCCCTGCTCGACGGCCCAGTGGCGCGAGTCATCGAGCTCGGTGCTCTTGCAGCCATGGTCGGCGTACTGCTCAACCTGGTGCTCGGCCTCTCCCGGGTCTGGCTCGCGATGGGCCGCCGCCGAGATCTTCCGCACGCGCTGGCCACGCTCGACGACCAACAAAATCCGACGCTGGCGGTCGTGGTCACCGGCGTGGTGGTCGGCGCCATCGCGCTGCTCGGCGACCTTCGATTGGCCTGGAGCTTCTCGGCGTTCACGGTCTTGCTCTACTACGCCGTCACCAACGCGGCCGCCCTGCGGCTACCGGCGGCGGACCGATGGGCGCCGCGCTTGCTGTCGTGGTTCGGCCTGGCGAGCTGCGCGTTCCTCGCCTTCTGGGTCGACGGGCGTGCGCTGGCGATGGGTGCTGCCCTCGTGACGGTGACTGTGCTCGGACGGATCGCCACGCAGCGGTTCGGAGCGCGACCCTCGGACCAGCGGTAG
- the dapB gene encoding 4-hydroxy-tetrahydrodipicolinate reductase produces the protein MTIRVGVLGAGGRMGQAVCQAVCADPDLELVAAVDPSFAGIDVGEVTGVLGCGFEVAGSVEALSEAGADVAIDFTHLDATRANLEYLGANGIHAVVGTSGFTEDDHVEIASWFTSSNCLIAPNFAIGAVLMIRFAELAAPFFDTAEIIELHHDNKIDAPSGTAVGTAERMAKASPQWAVDPTKHETIAGARGAKGPAGIPIHSVRMRGMVAHQEILLGAAGQTLTLRHDSYDRSSFMPGVVLATKRVGDTPGLTIGLDGVLGL, from the coding sequence ATGACGATTCGCGTTGGCGTGTTGGGAGCCGGGGGCAGAATGGGCCAGGCGGTGTGCCAGGCCGTGTGTGCCGATCCCGACCTCGAACTCGTGGCTGCGGTCGATCCGAGCTTCGCCGGCATCGACGTCGGCGAGGTCACCGGTGTTCTCGGCTGTGGGTTCGAGGTGGCCGGGTCCGTCGAGGCGCTGAGCGAGGCCGGCGCCGACGTCGCCATCGACTTCACCCATCTCGACGCCACCCGGGCCAACCTCGAGTACCTGGGCGCAAACGGCATTCATGCCGTCGTCGGCACCTCCGGGTTCACCGAAGACGACCATGTCGAGATCGCCTCGTGGTTCACCTCGTCGAACTGTCTGATCGCACCGAACTTCGCGATTGGCGCCGTGCTGATGATCCGCTTCGCCGAACTGGCGGCACCGTTCTTCGACACCGCCGAGATCATCGAACTCCACCACGACAACAAGATCGATGCGCCGAGCGGCACCGCCGTCGGCACGGCCGAACGAATGGCGAAGGCCTCGCCACAGTGGGCTGTCGATCCCACCAAGCACGAGACCATCGCCGGCGCTCGTGGCGCGAAGGGTCCGGCCGGGATCCCCATCCACTCGGTCCGGATGCGAGGCATGGTGGCCCACCAGGAAATCCTGCTCGGCGCCGCGGGCCAGACGCTCACCCTGCGCCACGATTCCTACGACCGCTCGTCGTTCATGCCCGGCGTTGTGCTCGCCACCAAACGTGTGGGCGACACGCCCGGGTTGACCATCGGACTCGACGGGGTGCTCGGCCTGTGA
- a CDS encoding polyribonucleotide nucleotidyltransferase has translation MILETGKLAGLASGAVTAQMGDTTVLVAATGAKNVRDGIDFFPLTVDVEERSYAAGKIPGSFFRREGRASDAATLTCRLIDRPLRPSFPDDFRNETHIVVTVLSADQKNPHDVLAINAASAALMVSDVPFNGPIGAVRLAYTTDGEWLPHPTYQEGDESVFEVVVAGRELEDGKVAVMMVEAGGTEGSWTKYENGAPKVDEAALAQGLLEAEQYIKESIAVQNQLVEAIGGRRAPMSYPQQADYTDAQMDAIKAAAEAKLTEVMSIADKTERADAESALRDEAVASVLADLGDDAGRDTEKQLKAAFRSLSKTIVRRRIVEEGARIDGRGPTDLRPLSAEVGILPKVHGSGLFQRGETQVLNVTTLGMKRMDQMIDGIDPVERKRYMHHYNFPPFSTGETGFMRGPKRREIGHGLLAERALVPVIPSLEEWPYTLRLVSEVLSSNGSTSMASVCGSTLSLMDAGVPIKAPVAGIAMGLVYAEGKYTTLTDILGAEDAFGDMDFKVAGTADFVTALQLDTKIDGIPSDVLAAALNQAKDARLQILEVMQGAIAAPRDDVREGAPKIVSFEIPIDKIGEVIGPKGKVINAIQAETGADISVDDDGMVGTVSISSSDSGVVAEAERQIRLILDPPTAEVGATYQGRVVNITKFGAFVNILPGRDGLLHISKIGGGKRIDKVEDVLELGQPVEVVVEDIDPNGKVSLAMAGEARAPREASSDDAPSGRSSSRSSDDDADAGSAESVSMSFDEDFAADFGDLGPEGAPVPAEEDRPRRRRGGGGGRGRGRGRN, from the coding sequence ATGATCCTGGAGACCGGCAAGCTGGCAGGACTCGCCAGCGGTGCGGTCACCGCTCAAATGGGCGACACCACCGTGTTGGTGGCCGCCACCGGGGCCAAGAACGTCCGCGACGGGATCGACTTCTTCCCGCTCACGGTCGACGTCGAGGAGCGTTCCTATGCAGCCGGCAAGATCCCCGGCTCGTTCTTCCGGCGTGAGGGCCGGGCATCTGATGCCGCCACCCTCACCTGCCGCCTGATCGACCGTCCGCTCCGTCCGTCGTTCCCCGACGACTTCCGCAACGAGACCCACATCGTGGTCACCGTGCTGTCGGCCGATCAGAAGAACCCGCACGACGTCCTCGCCATCAATGCGGCCTCGGCTGCCCTGATGGTGTCCGACGTGCCGTTCAACGGTCCGATCGGCGCCGTGCGTCTCGCCTACACCACCGATGGTGAATGGCTCCCGCATCCCACCTACCAAGAGGGCGACGAGTCGGTCTTCGAGGTCGTCGTCGCCGGGCGTGAGCTCGAAGACGGCAAGGTCGCCGTCATGATGGTCGAGGCCGGCGGCACCGAGGGCTCGTGGACCAAGTACGAGAACGGTGCCCCCAAGGTCGACGAGGCGGCGCTGGCGCAGGGTCTGCTCGAGGCCGAGCAGTACATCAAGGAATCCATCGCGGTTCAGAACCAGCTGGTCGAGGCCATCGGCGGCCGCCGAGCCCCGATGTCCTACCCGCAGCAGGCCGACTACACCGACGCCCAGATGGACGCCATCAAGGCCGCCGCCGAGGCCAAGCTCACCGAGGTCATGTCGATCGCCGACAAGACCGAGCGGGCCGATGCCGAGTCCGCCCTGCGCGACGAGGCCGTCGCCTCGGTCCTCGCCGATCTGGGTGACGACGCCGGCCGCGACACCGAAAAGCAGCTCAAGGCAGCCTTCCGCAGCCTGTCGAAGACCATCGTTCGTCGCCGCATCGTCGAGGAAGGCGCCCGTATCGACGGTCGTGGCCCGACCGATCTGCGGCCCCTGTCGGCCGAGGTCGGCATCCTTCCCAAGGTGCACGGCTCGGGCCTGTTCCAGCGGGGAGAGACCCAGGTCCTCAACGTCACCACCCTGGGCATGAAGCGCATGGACCAGATGATCGACGGCATCGATCCGGTCGAGCGCAAGCGCTACATGCACCACTACAACTTCCCGCCGTTCTCCACCGGCGAGACCGGCTTCATGCGGGGACCGAAGCGGCGTGAGATCGGCCACGGCCTGCTCGCCGAGCGGGCTCTTGTCCCGGTCATCCCCTCGCTCGAGGAATGGCCCTACACCCTGCGCCTCGTGTCCGAGGTGCTGTCGTCCAACGGCTCCACCTCGATGGCGTCGGTCTGTGGTTCGACCCTGTCGCTGATGGACGCCGGTGTGCCGATCAAGGCGCCCGTCGCCGGTATCGCCATGGGTCTGGTCTACGCCGAGGGCAAGTACACCACCCTCACCGACATCCTCGGCGCCGAGGATGCCTTCGGCGACATGGACTTCAAGGTCGCCGGCACCGCCGACTTCGTCACGGCCCTCCAGCTCGACACCAAGATCGACGGCATCCCCTCCGACGTGCTCGCTGCGGCCCTCAACCAGGCCAAGGACGCCCGTCTCCAGATCCTCGAGGTCATGCAGGGTGCCATCGCTGCGCCCCGTGACGACGTGCGTGAAGGTGCACCGAAGATCGTCAGCTTCGAGATCCCGATCGACAAGATCGGCGAGGTCATCGGCCCGAAGGGCAAGGTCATCAACGCCATCCAGGCCGAAACCGGCGCCGATATCAGCGTCGACGACGACGGCATGGTCGGCACGGTGTCGATCTCGTCGTCCGATTCGGGCGTGGTGGCCGAGGCCGAGCGTCAGATCCGTCTGATCCTCGACCCGCCCACCGCCGAGGTGGGGGCCACCTATCAGGGTCGTGTCGTGAACATCACCAAGTTCGGTGCGTTCGTGAACATCCTTCCCGGCCGTGACGGCCTGCTGCACATCTCCAAGATCGGTGGCGGCAAGCGGATCGACAAGGTCGAAGACGTCCTCGAACTCGGCCAACCGGTCGAGGTCGTGGTCGAAGACATCGACCCCAACGGCAAGGTGTCGCTGGCCATGGCCGGCGAAGCGCGGGCCCCGCGTGAGGCATCGTCTGACGATGCTCCGAGCGGCCGCTCGTCGTCCCGCTCGTCCGACGACGACGCCGACGCCGGCAGCGCCGAGTCGGTGTCGATGAGCTTCGACGAGGACTTTGCCGCCGACTTCGGTGATCTCGGTCCCGAAGGTGCGCCGGTGCCCGCCGAGGAGGATCGTCCCCGTCGTCGCCGTGGTGGTGGCGGTGGTCGCGGCCGTGGCCGCGGTCGCAACTGA
- a CDS encoding PLP-dependent aspartate aminotransferase family protein, with protein sequence MTNQPTDDPATSAPATTGQATTAITAGRQHNGAALSTPLYSSTIYRPESVKEARKLAQQPKPPEFYGRHGNPSVAAFESAVAELEGADAARAFSSGMGAVTGVILALCSAGSHIVASRQLYGGTRAFLENACPRFGIEVTFVDGTEPGALTRAVIPGKTTLVVAETPANPRLDLVDLDELGAIAGPFTLVDSTVATPLGQQPLAHGVDLVLHSATKGIGGHNDALLGVVAGEHDLIDWISGFGNLHGACASPAEAVNGLRGLRTLSVRLRQQAETAQALAEALEAHDAVSAVCYPGLASHRQFDLAKRQLQSFGGLVTFDLADGFAAGTSFIEGLQLAVHAVSFGGPETLACHPASTTHAILDEDQLADAQIGMGTIRLSCGLESTDDVIADIIGAIDRIG encoded by the coding sequence ATGACCAATCAACCGACCGACGATCCGGCCACGAGTGCACCGGCCACCACCGGGCAGGCCACGACGGCGATCACCGCCGGGCGCCAGCACAACGGTGCAGCGCTGTCGACGCCGCTGTACTCGAGCACGATCTACCGCCCCGAGTCGGTCAAGGAAGCCCGCAAACTGGCGCAACAGCCGAAGCCGCCCGAGTTCTACGGCCGCCACGGCAATCCGTCGGTCGCCGCGTTCGAGAGCGCCGTGGCTGAACTCGAAGGTGCCGACGCCGCCCGAGCCTTCTCGTCGGGAATGGGAGCGGTCACCGGTGTGATCCTGGCGCTGTGCTCGGCAGGCAGCCACATCGTTGCCTCTCGTCAGCTCTATGGCGGCACCCGGGCGTTCCTCGAGAACGCCTGCCCCCGCTTCGGGATCGAGGTCACGTTCGTCGACGGGACCGAGCCCGGCGCCCTCACTCGCGCCGTCATCCCGGGCAAGACCACGCTGGTCGTCGCCGAGACGCCGGCCAACCCACGGCTCGATCTCGTTGACCTCGATGAGCTCGGTGCCATCGCCGGTCCGTTCACCCTCGTGGACTCCACGGTCGCCACCCCACTCGGACAACAACCCCTCGCCCACGGGGTCGACCTCGTCCTGCATTCCGCCACCAAGGGCATCGGCGGCCACAATGATGCGCTCCTCGGTGTGGTCGCCGGTGAGCACGACCTGATCGACTGGATCTCGGGTTTCGGCAACCTTCACGGCGCCTGTGCCTCGCCCGCCGAGGCCGTCAACGGATTGCGCGGCCTGCGCACTCTGTCGGTTCGCCTTCGTCAGCAGGCCGAAACGGCACAGGCACTCGCCGAGGCGCTCGAGGCCCACGATGCGGTGTCGGCGGTGTGTTACCCCGGCCTCGCCTCGCACCGGCAGTTCGATCTGGCCAAGCGGCAGCTGCAGAGCTTCGGGGGCCTCGTCACCTTCGATCTCGCCGACGGGTTCGCCGCCGGCACGTCGTTCATCGAGGGACTCCAGCTCGCCGTGCACGCCGTGTCGTTCGGCGGCCCTGAAACCCTGGCGTGCCACCCGGCGTCGACCACCCACGCCATCCTCGACGAGGACCAGCTGGCCGATGCCCAGATCGGCATGGGCACGATCCGGCTGAGCTGCGGGCTCGAGTCGACCGACGACGTGATCGCCGACATCATCGGGGCCATCGACCGGATCGGCTGA
- the truB gene encoding tRNA pseudouridine(55) synthase TruB encodes MARRSKRPDSGVSGCCIIDKPAGMTSHDVVDRLRRSLGTRKVGHAGTLDPDATGVLVLGVGKATKLLQFVSGADKTYECEVVFGTETNTLDAAGEVTSRHDMADLRPEQVAEAAEQFVGDILQVPPMVSAIKIDGKRLHELAREGIEVEREARPVTVFSLATAATDDPLVYTMAVHCSSGTYVRTLGADLGTALGGGAHIRALRRPSVGPFTLADASTLDEPVLLPVGEMLRGMPRLEVDDDVLALVRNGRPLGESAGSGRFAICNHAGDVVAIYEAVDGLLKPLKVLAH; translated from the coding sequence ATGGCCCGCCGATCCAAGCGCCCGGACTCCGGGGTGTCGGGCTGCTGCATCATCGACAAGCCTGCCGGCATGACCAGCCACGATGTCGTCGACCGGCTGCGTCGTTCGCTCGGCACCCGCAAGGTCGGGCACGCCGGCACCCTCGATCCCGACGCCACCGGTGTGCTCGTGCTCGGGGTCGGCAAGGCCACCAAGCTGCTCCAGTTCGTCAGCGGCGCCGACAAGACCTACGAGTGCGAGGTCGTTTTCGGTACCGAGACCAACACGCTCGACGCTGCGGGCGAGGTGACGAGCCGCCACGACATGGCCGACCTCCGGCCCGAGCAGGTGGCCGAGGCCGCCGAGCAGTTCGTCGGCGACATCCTGCAGGTGCCACCCATGGTGTCGGCGATCAAGATCGACGGGAAGCGTCTCCACGAGCTGGCCCGTGAGGGCATCGAGGTCGAACGCGAGGCCCGACCCGTCACCGTCTTCTCACTGGCCACGGCAGCAACCGACGATCCGCTGGTCTACACCATGGCAGTCCACTGCAGCTCCGGCACGTACGTGCGCACGCTCGGGGCCGACCTGGGCACTGCACTCGGCGGCGGTGCCCACATTCGCGCCTTGCGCCGCCCGTCGGTGGGTCCGTTCACGCTGGCCGACGCCTCGACGCTCGACGAGCCGGTGCTCCTGCCGGTGGGCGAGATGCTGCGAGGCATGCCTCGGCTCGAGGTCGACGACGACGTGCTCGCGTTGGTGCGCAATGGTCGACCGCTGGGGGAGAGCGCCGGTTCCGGACGCTTCGCCATTTGCAACCATGCCGGCGACGTCGTCGCCATCTACGAGGCGGTCGATGGTCTGCTCAAACCCCTGAAGGTGCTGGCGCACTGA
- a CDS encoding bifunctional riboflavin kinase/FAD synthetase, with protein sequence MQVIRDPKSCPSNGPGHALTIGAYDGVHQGHRAVIAATRAMAAERGLQSAVVTFDPHPAQVLRPDSAPKLLTDLDQKLELLEASGVDTVVVVPFDAERAEETAEEFVVNVLVDCLRAKAVVVGHDFHFGKNRAGNVDVLTKLGIEHDFVVEGIQLLPRPDGKVESVSSTAIRRALAGGEVRTAAALLGRNHEIRGVVVGGDQRGRTIGFPTANVAVPLERAKPADAVYAGWYVRPDGTRHPAAINIGKRPTFYQEAEHSLVEAHLIGFGGDLYGELARVQFVELIRSEQRFDGIEALKAQLDLDIAKAIDILARDEQS encoded by the coding sequence GTGCAGGTGATCCGAGATCCGAAGTCGTGCCCATCGAATGGCCCTGGTCATGCGTTGACCATCGGCGCCTACGACGGCGTACACCAGGGGCACAGGGCGGTCATCGCTGCGACCCGGGCCATGGCGGCCGAGCGTGGCCTCCAGAGCGCCGTCGTCACCTTCGACCCCCATCCGGCCCAGGTGCTGCGGCCCGACTCGGCGCCCAAGCTGCTGACCGATCTCGACCAGAAGCTCGAACTGCTCGAAGCGAGTGGCGTCGACACCGTCGTGGTCGTGCCCTTCGACGCCGAACGAGCCGAGGAGACCGCCGAGGAGTTCGTCGTCAACGTCCTCGTCGACTGCTTGCGTGCGAAGGCCGTGGTCGTCGGTCATGATTTCCACTTCGGCAAGAACCGCGCCGGCAACGTCGACGTGCTCACGAAATTGGGCATCGAGCATGACTTCGTGGTCGAGGGCATCCAGCTGCTGCCTCGTCCCGACGGCAAGGTCGAATCCGTGTCGTCGACCGCCATCCGGCGAGCACTGGCCGGTGGTGAGGTGCGCACCGCCGCCGCACTGCTCGGGCGCAACCATGAGATCCGAGGTGTGGTCGTCGGCGGCGATCAACGAGGTCGCACCATCGGGTTCCCGACAGCGAACGTGGCGGTCCCGCTCGAGCGAGCCAAGCCGGCCGACGCCGTGTATGCGGGCTGGTACGTGCGCCCCGACGGCACCCGACACCCGGCGGCCATCAACATCGGCAAGCGGCCCACGTTCTACCAAGAGGCCGAGCATTCCTTGGTCGAGGCACACCTGATCGGGTTCGGCGGTGACCTCTACGGCGAGCTCGCCCGGGTGCAGTTCGTCGAGCTGATCCGGTCCGAGCAGCGCTTCGACGGCATCGAGGCGCTGAAGGCGCAGCTCGATCTCGACATCGCCAAAGCGATCGACATCCTGGCCCGCGACGAGCAGTCCTGA
- the rpsO gene encoding 30S ribosomal protein S15: MSKPAANLPNKAETIAKHARGENDTGSPEVQIALMTDRINHLTAHLKEHKKDHHSRRGLLMLVGQRRRMLDYLAGIDVERYRALIAELGLRR; this comes from the coding sequence ATGAGCAAGCCTGCCGCCAACCTGCCCAACAAGGCCGAGACCATCGCCAAGCACGCGCGCGGCGAGAACGACACCGGGTCGCCCGAGGTGCAGATCGCGCTCATGACGGATCGGATCAACCACCTGACCGCTCACTTGAAGGAGCACAAGAAGGACCACCACAGCCGTCGTGGCCTTCTGATGCTCGTCGGTCAGCGCCGTCGCATGCTCGACTACCTCGCCGGCATCGACGTCGAGCGCTACCGGGCGCTGATCGCCGAACTCGGCCTGCGCCGCTGA
- a CDS encoding NUDIX domain-containing protein: MSITGPRGLPLRRAARVILFDPDDRVLLVQFAWPGGSIWAMPGGGIEPGETPEQAARREIDEETGLAHGPLVGPVWLRTAIFDRMAGFDGQHEHYFTARAQSTELAPSMTAEELRAEFLAGARWWSIDQVERGVDRFAPHDMGSLLRRLLTDGPPSVPLEIGN, from the coding sequence ATGAGCATCACCGGACCCCGGGGCCTTCCACTACGTCGGGCGGCGCGAGTCATCTTGTTCGACCCCGACGACCGGGTGCTGCTCGTCCAGTTCGCCTGGCCCGGCGGCTCGATCTGGGCCATGCCCGGCGGCGGCATCGAACCCGGCGAGACACCCGAGCAGGCGGCGCGCCGCGAGATCGATGAGGAGACCGGCCTGGCGCACGGACCGCTGGTCGGCCCGGTGTGGCTGCGCACCGCCATCTTCGATCGCATGGCCGGTTTCGACGGCCAGCACGAGCACTACTTCACGGCGCGGGCACAGTCGACCGAACTCGCTCCGTCGATGACCGCCGAGGAGCTGCGCGCCGAGTTCCTGGCCGGCGCTCGCTGGTGGTCGATCGACCAGGTGGAGCGAGGCGTTGACCGCTTCGCTCCCCACGACATGGGGTCGCTCCTGCGTCGGCTTCTCACCGATGGGCCGCCATCGGTGCCGCTCGAGATCGGCAACTGA